In one window of Cydia pomonella isolate Wapato2018A chromosome 16, ilCydPomo1, whole genome shotgun sequence DNA:
- the LOC133526187 gene encoding uncharacterized protein LOC133526187 isoform X1, giving the protein MNIKLPKMPKRRAEETPEVGRLVDSSQADDRRMIQLVRERRLLYARNNMPVASYYSQVKQLWQEVADHMGWTVADVRRKWSHIRNSYSRHLRNEVSGAVTGRGRMVSRWYLADELDFLRDHMATDVRPSPWAPTYPDAEGSSNEHVDIKPFMSSPWLALGQKFEVKPEPNEDSSSSLSFGPDDNCSYFQFFKGIYNDYQELPLKKRRLFKRQCLNLLHELLDDEEGPMVIPECVQSEDPVNLSTGDDDEEREKKPFLPEVSILPTK; this is encoded by the exons ATGAACATAAAATTGCCTAAAATGCCAAAACGCCGAGCCGAAGAGACTCCGGAAGTCGGCAGACTGGTGGACTCGAGCCAGGCGGATGACAGGAGGATGATACAGCTGGTGCGCGAGCGCAGGCTTCTGTATGCGAGGAACAACATGCCGGTGGCTTCTTACTACAGCCAGGTCAAGCAGCTGTGGCAGGAGGTGGCGGATCATATGGGGTGGACTG TGGCCGACGTCCGTCGCAAATGGTCCCACATCCGCAACTCCTACTCCCGACATCTGAGAAACGAAGTCAGCGGCGCCGTGACGGGCCGGGGGCGGATGGTATCTAGATGGTATCTGGCAGATGAGCTGGACTTCTTAAGAGACCACATGGCGACGGATGT GCGACCATCTCCCTGGGCCCCGACCTATCCTGACGCCGAAGGCAGCTCCAACGAACACGTGGACATCAAGCCCTTTATGTCCAGCCCTTGGCTCGCCCTGGGCCAGAAGTTTGAGGTCAAACCCGAACCTAATGAGGACTCATCGTCGTCTCTCTCCTTCGGGCCTGACGACAACTGCTCATACTTTCAATTCTTTAAAGGAATCTATAATGACTACCAGGAATTACCTTTGAAAAAACGAAGACTCTTTAAAAGACAATGTTTGAACTTGCTCCATGAGTTGTTAGATGATGAAGAGGGTCCGATGGTGATTCCTGAGTGTGTTCAGAGTGAGGATCCTGTGAATTTGTCGACGGGGGACGATGACGAAGAAAGAGAGAAGAAGCCTTTTCTGCCTGAAGTTTCTATCTTGCCCACGAAATAG
- the LOC133526187 gene encoding uncharacterized protein LOC133526187 isoform X3 has product MVQVGLSVIVLFNFRFTLSRSSQLMADVRRKWSHIRNSYSRHLRNEVSGAVTGRGRMVSRWYLADELDFLRDHMATDVRPSPWAPTYPDAEGSSNEHVDIKPFMSSPWLALGQKFEVKPEPNEDSSSSLSFGPDDNCSYFQFFKGIYNDYQELPLKKRRLFKRQCLNLLHELLDDEEGPMVIPECVQSEDPVNLSTGDDDEEREKKPFLPEVSILPTK; this is encoded by the exons atggtgcaagtggggcTAAGtgtaatagttttatttaattttcgatTTACACTCTCACGATCATCCCAATTAA TGGCCGACGTCCGTCGCAAATGGTCCCACATCCGCAACTCCTACTCCCGACATCTGAGAAACGAAGTCAGCGGCGCCGTGACGGGCCGGGGGCGGATGGTATCTAGATGGTATCTGGCAGATGAGCTGGACTTCTTAAGAGACCACATGGCGACGGATGT GCGACCATCTCCCTGGGCCCCGACCTATCCTGACGCCGAAGGCAGCTCCAACGAACACGTGGACATCAAGCCCTTTATGTCCAGCCCTTGGCTCGCCCTGGGCCAGAAGTTTGAGGTCAAACCCGAACCTAATGAGGACTCATCGTCGTCTCTCTCCTTCGGGCCTGACGACAACTGCTCATACTTTCAATTCTTTAAAGGAATCTATAATGACTACCAGGAATTACCTTTGAAAAAACGAAGACTCTTTAAAAGACAATGTTTGAACTTGCTCCATGAGTTGTTAGATGATGAAGAGGGTCCGATGGTGATTCCTGAGTGTGTTCAGAGTGAGGATCCTGTGAATTTGTCGACGGGGGACGATGACGAAGAAAGAGAGAAGAAGCCTTTTCTGCCTGAAGTTTCTATCTTGCCCACGAAATAG